In Salvelinus alpinus chromosome 30, SLU_Salpinus.1, whole genome shotgun sequence, a single genomic region encodes these proteins:
- the LOC139560017 gene encoding uncharacterized protein: MSSAGGESASSELQAGVKTSTLRRESRRTKGQDRSEAGLIKRFRGDGVRYKAKLIGIDEVTAARGDKLCQDSMMKLKGMATSARSKGEHKQRVFLTISFGGIKIYDERSGVLLHHHSVHEISYIAKDTRDHRAFGYVCGKEGHHRFVAIKSGQSAEPLIIDLRDLFTLIYDIKQREEMEKKAQKDKQCEQAVYQTILEDEVDDPVYQYIVFEAGHEPLRGHQSEESVYQVPTATSQQKGEGIYDVPKRHFMTNINHFDLFGDMSTPPSIPPSPANTLDPSRSHRQPQHPPEMFTGPFSPTSVPSGYMTMGPVQAAQWAQQGPFAGQAQTLAFGVQGPLQVTQVLPGGQPVIWSQANIFPATQQQWAAMAAYMPAQAVGVGGHHIPMMVPITTVCPSPQGPYGDLSSTPSSAIASPQHHTIDPVLIQQQHSIGGDSDAGEGPSSLGLVMVGSRCGTPRPMSPTSMGLGAVSRCETPVGLVMMARCETPGLVNVPPDTLVCSQLGLGSSSATTQEEEGSCSDLDLSRMTLSPGTSTSPSTDSASTPAPQPGSSSDSAPSQTSDPPTDHSPIEIEATHPSTREDDSGSCTRALSPHPSSDAPADCPQAQTCPQEDSHCCLVRSVHPSNWRFFRSTTTTMFSVSMLKPTVGLGYCLLCAALCLLLLCDVAIAGSGEEPSGVREARSVGTQVAVQPVECVQSEWSSWTRCDVCRKKRYRYAKLVQPSQFGGEPCHVQGKEVEPCSPPSRYDCTLEETPLCEGFLCTYTGRCVPIDLRCNGDDDCGDWSDEKGCQKVNKACKQEAQEYYGIENLAKGINILNSNLEGVVIDNRYYAGSCLPHYIQDVRFRKPYNLQQYTLETKGTYDFKLQSFESYSEFVHHTMTERTSKTTVSIGFAVPGVAEFGFNYADSKYSKSEKKIRRASRKENSFVQAKAELQLARYILKSEDLMLHPEFFLRLLALPQSYNYGEYRQIYRDYGTHYITEATLGGDYEYTVILDKEKLEKTGYSLEAYKNCVQIGLKVGANIKGVYVTVGVEGGSCDGLLNEMGEDTVKGSMVEDFVAVVRGGDSESITWLAAKKLPTPQLMRLWGEAVHYNPDFIRSVTRPLYELVTARDFSSANSLKKNLRRALAEYLEESSSCRCAPCHNNGLAVLKGTRCECVCPSGYSGLGCEITQRPDIGIDGSWSCWGSWSPCAERSKTRSRQCNNPAPSNGGMACRGLQMETTDCF; encoded by the exons GTTCTGCTGCATCACCACTCAGTGCATGAGATCTCCTATATCGCCAAGGATACCCGGGACCACCGGGCCTTCGGCTACGTCTGCGGGAAGGAGGGACACCACCGGTTCGTGGCCATCAAGTCCGGCCAGTCG GCAGAGCCCCTGATCATTGACTTGCGTGACCTCTTCACACTCATCTACGACATCAAGCAGCGCGAGGAGATGGAGAAGAAGGCCCAGAAGGACAAGCAGTGTGAGCAGGCCGTCTACCAg ACCATTCTGGAGGACGAGGTGGACGATCCAGTTTACCAG TACATTGTGTTTGAGGCTGGACATGAGCCCCTCCGTGGCCACCAATCAGAGGAGAGCGTTTACCAG GTCCCTACCGCTACCAGTCAGCAGAAGGGAGAAGGGATCTATGACGTCCCAAAACGACATTTCATGACT AACATCAACCACTTTGATCTGTTCGGAGATATGTCCACTCCACCCTCG ATTCCCCCGTCCCCGGCCAACACTCTGGACCCCAGCAGGAGCCACCGCCAGCCCCAGCATCCCCCAGAGATGTTCACCGGCCCCTTCAGCCCCACCTCTGTCCCCTCAGGGTACATGACCATGGGGCCAGTCCAGGCAGCCCAGTGGGCCCAGCAGGGACCCTTCGCTGGCCAGGCCCAGACCCTGGCCTTCGGGGTGCAAGGGCCCCTCCAGGTGACCCAGGTCCTCCCTGGGGGCCAGCCCGTCATCTGGAGCCAGGCCAACATCTTCCCTGCCACCCAGCAGCAGTGGGCGGCCATGGCTGCCTACATGCCCGCCCAGGCCGTGGGCGTGGGGGGCCACCACATCCCCATGATGGTGCCCATCACCACCGTATGCCCCAGCCCCCAGGGGCCCTACGGtgacctctcctccaccccctcctcggCCATCGCCAGCCCCCAGCATCACACGATAGACCCCGTTCTGATCCAGCAGCAGCATAGCATCGGTGGGGACTCTGACGCAGGCGAAGGCCCCTCTTCGCTGGGCCTTGTCATGGTGGGCAGCAGGTGTGGCACACCCAGGCCGATGAGCCCTACTTCAATGGGTCTTGGTGCCGTGAGCAGGTGTGAGACGCCCGTTGGCCTTGTCATGATGGCGAGGTGTGAGACGCCCGGTCTAGTGAACGTGCCCCCTGACACCCTGGTCTGTAGCCAGCTGGGCCTGGGATCATCATCTGCCACAACCCAGGAAGAGGAAGGCAGCTGTAGTGACCTTGACCTCTCTCGGATGACCTTGAGTCCAGGCACGTCCACCTCGCCCTCCACTGACTCAG CGTCCACCCCAGCCCCCCAACCTGGCTCGTCCTCAGACTCCGCCCCGTCCCAGACTAGTGATCCCCCCACAGACCACTCCCCCATCGAAATAGAGGCCACACACCCCAGCACCAGGGAGGATGACTCG GGCTCATGCACCAGGGCTCTGTCTCCCCATCCTTCCAGTGATGCTCCAGCTGACTGTCCACAGGCCCAGACCTGTCCACAGGAAGACAGC CACTGTTGTCTCGTCAGGTCTGTGCATCCGTCTAATTGGAGATTTTTCAGATCCACCACAACTACCATGTTCTCTGTGTCCATGTTGAAGCCTACAGTTGGCCTAGGCTACTGCCTCCTCTGTGCTGCATTGTGCTTGCTCCTACTCTG TGATGTTGCCATAGCCGGCAGTGGCGAGGAGCCCAGCGGCGTCCGTGAGGCTCGGTCTGTGGGGACTCAGGTCGCCGTGCAGCCGGTGGAATGTGTACAATCAGAGTGGTCCTCCTGGACGCGCTGCGATGTCTGCAGGAAGAAGAGG TATCGTTATGCTAAGCTTGTCCAGCCATCTCAGTTTGGCGGGGAGCCCTGTCATGTCCAGGGCAAAGAGGTGGAGCCCTGTAGCCCTCCATCTCGCTACGACTGTACACTTGAAGAAACACCTCTGTGTGAAGGCTTCCTCTGCACTTACACAG GGCGCTGTGTGCCTATAGACCTGCGCTGTAACGGGGATGATGACTGTGGGGACTGGTCAGATGAGAAGGGCTGTCAGAAGGTGAACAAGGCCTGCAAGCAGGAGGCACAGGAGTACTATGGCATCGAGAACCTGGCCAAAGG AATCAACATACTGAACAGTAACTTAGAGGGAGTGGTCATTGACAACAGATACTACGCAGGCAGTTGCTTGCCTCACTACATCCAGGACGTCAGGTTCAGGAAGCCTTATAACCTGCAGCAGTACACACTAGAG ACCAAAGGCACGTACGACTTCAAGCTGCAGTCTTTCGAGTCATACTCTGAGTTTGTCCATCACACCATGACGGAGCGCACTTCCAAGACCACGGTGTCCATTGGCTTTGCCGTGCCGGGCGTGGCCGAGTTCGGCTTCAACTACGCTGACTCCAAATACTCCAAGTCAGAGAAGAAAATACGCCGCGCCTCTAGGAAG GAAAACAGCTTTGTCCAGGCAAAGGCAGAGCTGCAACTGGCCCGATACATCCTGAAGTCAGAGGATCTGATGCTGCACCCGGAGTTCTTCCTGCGTCTTCTTGCCTTGCCCCAGTCCTACAACTACGGGGAGTACAGACAGATCTACAGAGACTATGGAACCCATTACATCACAGAGGCTACCCTGGGAGGAGACTACGAGTACACAGTCATCCTGGACAAGGAGAAGCTGGAGAAGACAG GTTATTCTCTGGAAGCCTACAAGAACTGTGTGCAGATAGGTCTGAAGGTGGGGGCCAACATCAAGGGAGTGTATGTGACTGTGGGGGTCGAGGGAGGTAGTTGTGATGGTCTGCTCAATGAAATGGGAG aGGACACAGTGAAAGGCAGCATGGTGGAGGACTTTGTCGCGGTGGTTCGAGGGGGTGACAGTGAGTCCATCACCTGGCTGGCTGCCAAGAAGCTGCCCACGCCACAACTGATGAGACTGTGGGGAGAAGCCGTGCATTACAACCCTGACTTCATCCGCAGCGTG ACGCGGCCGCTATATGAGCTGGTGACCGCCAGAGACTTCTCCAGCGCTAACTCCCTGAAGAAGAACCTGAGGAGAGCCCTGGCtgaatacctggaggagagcagctcTTGCCGCTGTGCTCCCTGCCACAACAACGGACTGGCTGTTCTCAAAG gcaccaggtgtgagtgtgtgtgtccatctggcTACAGTGGACTGGGTTGTGAGATCACCCAACGACCAG ATATAGGCATAGACGGCAGCTGGAGCTGCTGGGGTTCGTGGTCACCCTGCGCGGAGCGGTCTAAGACACGGAGCCGTCAGTGTAACAACCCTGCACCTAGCAACGGAGGCATGGCCTGCAGAGGACTCCAGATGGAAACTACTGATTGTTTCTGA